From Alkalidesulfovibrio alkalitolerans DSM 16529, a single genomic window includes:
- a CDS encoding F0F1 ATP synthase subunit B family protein, giving the protein MFKSVALAAVMVVLACGVAHAAGDGHEIPWMNFFLRVLNTVIVVAIIWKFGGKAIAGFFRGRTDQIKHELADLAQRRKDAEVKLKDVEKGIANLEAEKAQILAEARSQGEVMKAAIVAEAEKKAAQIKAAAEMAAETERKVMIEQIREEVAEMVVQTAASIIKDKLTAEEHQKLVDKYVTKVVLN; this is encoded by the coding sequence ATGTTCAAGAGCGTCGCGTTGGCGGCCGTGATGGTGGTGCTCGCCTGTGGTGTCGCCCACGCGGCCGGAGACGGACACGAGATTCCCTGGATGAACTTTTTCCTCCGTGTGCTGAACACGGTGATCGTCGTGGCCATCATCTGGAAGTTCGGCGGCAAGGCAATCGCCGGTTTCTTCCGGGGGCGCACGGACCAGATCAAGCACGAGTTGGCGGATTTGGCCCAGCGCCGCAAGGACGCCGAGGTCAAGCTCAAGGACGTGGAGAAGGGTATTGCCAACCTTGAGGCCGAGAAGGCGCAGATCCTGGCCGAGGCGCGTAGCCAGGGCGAGGTCATGAAGGCCGCCATTGTCGCCGAAGCCGAGAAGAAGGCTGCCCAGATCAAGGCCGCCGCCGAGATGGCTGCCGAGACCGAACGCAAGGTGATGATCGAGCAGATCCGCGAGGAGGTCGCCGAGATGGTCGTCCAGACCGCGGCCTCGATCATCAAGGACAAGCTGACGGCCGAGGAGCATCAGAAACTGGTCGATAAATACGTAACAAAGGTGGTGCTCAATTGA
- the atpH gene encoding ATP synthase F1 subunit delta: protein MTDNIIARRYAKALFAIGVEKGGDELPAYGKDLAALAEACKASPDITKVFRSPIFSAADKKAVVGKLLDKIGVGQMVRNFCLLLADKDRLGFLPAIQAVFAELLDAHQGVLRGNLVTAVKLPKAKQEAIKQQLESQAKAKLVLGYEVDPEILGGVVLKVGDKVLDASLRAQLSMLKEQIIRGE from the coding sequence TTGACCGACAACATCATCGCCCGCAGGTACGCCAAGGCGCTGTTCGCCATCGGCGTTGAGAAGGGCGGGGACGAGCTTCCCGCCTACGGCAAGGACCTGGCCGCCCTGGCCGAGGCCTGCAAGGCCTCGCCGGACATCACGAAGGTCTTCCGGAGCCCCATCTTCAGCGCCGCGGACAAGAAGGCCGTGGTCGGGAAGCTTCTGGACAAGATCGGCGTGGGTCAGATGGTTCGCAACTTCTGTCTGCTTCTGGCCGACAAGGATCGGCTTGGATTTTTGCCCGCCATCCAGGCGGTGTTCGCCGAGCTTCTGGATGCCCATCAGGGCGTGCTGCGCGGCAACTTGGTGACGGCGGTCAAGCTTCCCAAGGCCAAGCAGGAAGCGATCAAGCAACAGCTGGAAAGCCAGGCCAAGGCCAAGCTCGTGCTCGGGTACGAGGTGGACCCGGAGATTCTGGGCGGCGTTGTCCTGAAGGTTGGCGACAAGGTGTTGGACGCGAGCTTGCGCGCGCAACTTTCCATGCTCAAGGAACAAATCATAAGGGGTGAGTAG